The following coding sequences lie in one Liolophura sinensis isolate JHLJ2023 chromosome 4, CUHK_Ljap_v2, whole genome shotgun sequence genomic window:
- the LOC135464369 gene encoding mucin-2-like codes for MSSSSPTTATTTSRSSPTTATTTIRISPTTATTTSSSSPTTATTTSSSSPVGAKVSSKSNSFTTATTTSSSSRATTASTTTTSSSRRTVTTTSSTSPPTATTTSSSSQAGAKVSSKSNSRTTATTTSSTSPRKATTTSCTSPTTATTTSTTSQKTATNTSSSSPVGAKVSFRSSSPAMATSTSSSSLTTATIASSTSPKTATTINSTSPTTATTTVSSSPPAANLSSRSSSATTSSSSSPITATTSTSSSLTTSTTSTSSPSTATTSSSTSPNTGTRTTTSNSSTTAKTTSMSSSSPTTATTTSRSSPTTATTTISISPTTATTTNRSSPTTATTTSSSSPVGAKVSSKSNSPNSTTTTRSSSPTRAKSTTTSSRTTTTGTTSSSRPTTATSTTRSSSPTMATTTTSTSSTMATTTRSTSQKTAKVSSRSSSLTTATTASSGSFTTATSTTNSSSPTTSTTSSSNPTTATASSSSSRTTATITSSTSPTTATTTSNRRPTTATTTSSTSSTRAATSRNTRAMTATTTSSTRSFTARATRITGWTKATTTNSSSISTTATTSSSTRNTTATTTSSTSPITTTTKGSSTAGTTVSSRSSSPRTATVTTSSNGTTTVPTSNISPTTPTTTNSTSPTAARTTTASSRPTTASTTTTTTSASTTTATTATSTSPTAARTTTGKSSPTTVTTPSNSSPTTATISTSSSPVGAKVSFRSSSPTTATSTSSSNLTTATIASSTSPKTATTINSTSPTTATTTVSSSPPVANLSSRSSSATTSSSSSPITATTSTSSSPKTSTTSTSSPTTTTSSSTSPTTATTTTTSSSSTTATTTSMSSSSPTTATTTSGSSPTTATTTIRIRSTTATTTNRSSPTTATTTSSSSPVGAKVSSKSNSFTTATTTSSSSRATTASTTTTSSSRRTVTTTSSTSPPTATTTSSSSQAGAKVSSKSNSRTTATTTSSTSPRKATTTSSTSPTTATTTSTTSQKTATNTSSSSPVGAKVSFRSSSPATATSTSSSSLTTASIASSTSPKTVTTINSTSPTTVTTTVSSSPPVANLSSRSSSATTSSSSSPITATTSTGSSLTTSTTSTSSPSTATTSSSTSPTTATRTTTSSSSTTAKTRLQPPPQPVAARRRQQPAPAARRRPPPAAAAA; via the coding sequence ATGAGCAGCAGCAGCCCGACGACGGCAACAACCACCAGCAGGAGCAGCCCAACGACAGCCACAACTACCATCAGAATCAGCCCGACGACAGCCACAActaccagcagcagcagcccgACGACAGCCACAACTACCAGCAGCAGCAGTCCGGTGGGTGCCAAGGTATCCTCCAAAAGCAATAGCTTTACCACAGCCACcaccaccagcagcagcagcagggCGACCACGGCatcaaccaccaccaccagcagCAGCCGAAGGACGGTCACAACTACCAGCAGTACCAGTCCGCCGACGGCCACAACTACCAGCAGCAGCAGTCAGGCGGGCGCCAAGGTTTCGTCCAAAAGCAACAGCCGAACAACAGCCACAACTACCAGCAGCACCAGCCCGAGGAAAGCCACAACTACCAGCTGCACCAGTCCGACGACGGCCACAACTACCAGCACCACCAGCCAGAAGACAGCCACAAATACCAGCAGCAGCAGTCCGGTGGGCGCCAAGGTGTCCTTCAGAAGCAGCAGCCCGGCCATGGCAACATCTACCAGCAGCAGCAGCTTAACGACTGCCACAATTGCCAGCAGCACCAGCCCGAAGACAGCCACTACTATCAACAGCACTAGCCCGACGACAGCCACAACTACCGTCAGCAGCAGTCCGCCGGCCGCCAATTTGTCCTCCAGAAGCAGCAGCGCGACTACGTCCAGCAGCAGCAGCCCGATTACAGCCACCACCTCAACCAGTAGCAGCCTGACGACGTCAACAACCAGCACCAGCAGCCCGTCGACGGCCACCACCAGCAGCAGCACCAGCCCGAACACGGGAACAAGGACCACCACCAGCAACAGCTCGACGACGGCAAAAACCACTAGCATGAGCAGCAGCAGCCCGACGACGGCAACAACCACCAGCAGGAGCAGCCCAACGACAGCCACAACTACCATCAGCATCAGCCCGACGACAGCCACAACTACCAACAGGAGCAGCCCGACGACAGCCACAACTACCAGCAGCAGCAGTCCGGTGGGTGCCAAGGTGTCCTCCAAAAGCAACAGCCCGAATTCGACGACCACCACCAGGAGCAGCAGCCCGACAAGGGCAAAAAGCACCACCACCAGCAGCAGAACTACGACAACAGGAACCACTAGCAGCAGCCGTCCGACGACAGCCACTTCCACCACCAGAAGCAGCAGCCCGACAATGGCCACAACTACCACCAGCACCAGTTCAACGATGGCCACAACTACCAGAAGCACAAGCCAGAAGACAGCCAAGGTGTCCTCCAGGAGCAGCAGCCTGACTACGGCCACCACCGCCAGCAGCGGCAGCTTTACCACTGCAACAAGCACCACCAATAGCAGCAGCCCGACGACGTCCACAACCAGCAGCAGCAACCCGACGACGGCAACagccagcagcagcagcagccgaACAACAGCCACAATTACCAGTAGCACCAGCCCGACGACGGCCACCACCACCAGCAACAGGAGGCCGACGACGGCCACAACTACCAGCAGCACCAGCTCCACGAGGGCCGCAACCAGCAGGAATACCAGGGCTATGACGGCCACAACTACCAGCAGCACCAGGTCTTTCACGGCCAGAGCTACCCGCATCACCGGCTGGACGAAGGCCACAACTACCAACAGCAGCAGCATCTCGACGACGGCCACAACCAGCAGCAGCACCAGGAATACGACGGCCACAACTACCAGCAGCACCAGCCCGATAACTACAACTACTAAGGGCAGCAGTACCGCTGGCACCACGGTGTCGTCTAGAAGCAGCAGCCCGAGGACGGCCACCGTCACTACCAGCAGCAACGGCACGACGACGGTCCCCACCAGCAACATCAGCCCGACAACACCGACCACCACTAACAGCACCAGCCCGACGGCTGCCAGAACTACTACCGCTAGCAGCAGGCCGACGACggcctccaccaccaccaccaccaccagtgCCAGCACGACGACGGCCACCACCGCTACCAGCACCAGCCCGACGGCGGCCAGAACTACTACCGGCAAGAGCAGCCCGACGACAGTCACCACCCCCAGCAACAGCAGCCCAACGACGGCAACAATTAGCACTAGCAGCAGTCCGGTGGGCGCCAAAGTGTCTTTCAGAAGCAGCAGCCCGACCACGGCAACATCTACCAGCAGCAGCAACTTGACGACTGCCACAATTGCCAGCAGCACCAGCCCGAAGACAGCCACTACTATCAACAGCACTAGCCCGACGACAGCCACAACTACCGTCAGCAGCAGTCCGCCGGTCGCCAATTTGTCCTCCAGAAGCAGCAGCGCGACTACGTCCAGCAGCAGCAGCCCGATTACAGCCACCACCTCAACCAGTAGCAGCCCGAAAACGTCAACAACTAGCACCAGCAGCCCGACGACCACCACCAGCAGCAGCACCAGCCCGACCACGGCAACAACAACCACCACCAGCAGCAGCTCGACGACGGCAACAACCACTAGCATGAGCAGCAGCAGCCCGACGACGGCAACAACCACCAGCGGGAGCAGCCCAACGACAGCCACAACTACCATCAGAATCAGGTCGACCACAGCCACAACTACCAACAGGAGCAGCCCGACGACAGCCACAACTACCAGCAGCAGCAGTCCGGTGGGTGCCAAGGTGTCCTCCAAAAGCAATAGCTTTACCACAGCCACcaccaccagcagcagcagcagggCGACCACGGCatcaaccaccaccaccagcagCAGCCGAAGGACGGTCACAACTACCAGCAGTACCAGTCCGCCGACGGCCACAACTACCAGCAGCAGCAGTCAGGCGGGCGCCAAGGTTTCGTCCAAAAGCAACAGCCGAACAACAGCCACAACTACCAGCAGCACCAGCCCGAGGAAAGCCACAACTACCAGCAGCACCAGTCCGACGACGGCCACAACTACCAGCACCACCAGCCAGAAGACAGCCACAAATACCAGCAGCAGCAGTCCGGTGGGCGCCAAGGTGTCCTTCAGAAGCAGCAGCCCAGCCACGGCAACATCTACCAGCAGCAGCAGCTTGACGACTGCCTCAATTGCCAGCAGCACCAGCCCGAAGACAGTCACTACTATCAACAGCACTAGCCCGACGACAGTCACAACTACCGTCAGCAGCAGTCCGCCGGTCGCCAATTTGTCCTCCAGAAGCAGCAGCGCGACTACGTCCAGCAGCAGCAGCCCGATTACAGCCACCACCTCAACCGGTAGCAGCCTGACGACGTCAACAACCAGCACCAGCAGCCCGTCGACGGCCACCACCAGCAGCAGCACCAGCCCGACCACGGCAACAAGGACCACCACCAGCAGCAGCTCGACGACGGCAAAAACCCGATTACAGCCACCACCTCAACCAGTAGCAGCCCGACGACGTCAACAACCAGCACCAGCAGCCCGTCGACGGCcaccaccagcagcagcagcagcctgA
- the LOC135464370 gene encoding mucin-2-like encodes MSSSSPTTATTTSGSSPTTATTTISFSPTTATTTNRSSPTTATTTSSSSPVGAKVSSKSNSFTTATTTSSSSKATTASTTTTSSSRRTVTTTSSTSPSSATTSSSSSPITATTSTSSSPTTSTTSTSSPSTATTSSSTSPTTATRTTTSSSSTTAKTTSMSSSSPTTATTTSSSSPVGAKVSSKSNSFTTATTTSSSSKAITASTTTSSSSRRTVTTTSSTSPPTATTTSSSSQAGANVLYKSNSRTTATTTSSTSPRKATTTSSTSPTTATTTSTTSQKTATTTSSTSPTTATTTSTTSQKTATNTSSISLVGAKVSIRSDSPTTATTTRSSRMTRATSTTTSRSPTTAGTTTSSSSRSTTATTTSSGNSPTTDISTTRVRSPSTATTTTNSIYTTATTTSSSSPAVAKVSSRRNSLKTASITSSTIATTATTTSSTSTTTATTTSSSSPTTATTTTSSTTSSSSSPVAAKTTTSSSPSAATTTSISNLAAVKVSSRRSGTTTATSTSSRGPATATTASSSCPATAMTISSSRQAVAKVSSSSRNPTRATTTTIETSSSSPAAVTITSIRNSTAAKSLLSSSPMTATTTNSTIATTATTTTSSNPTTATTTTTNSSPSATTSSSISPSAATTTSSAAVKVSSSRSSLMTAAKTTSSRGPTTATTTISSGPATAMTTSSSSRAVARASASSGPTRSTTTTATTNSPAADTTISISSSTAAKVSLSNSPGTASTTSNTMATTATTTSTTSTTTATTTSSSNPRMAIATTTTSSSSPAAGSTTSSSSLSAATTTSISSSAAVKVSSSRSSSTTTTTTSSTSPTTATTVSSSSPTTATTASKSSLTTVTFTSNSSPAALTSTTNRGPTASKVSSNRGSSTTAATTTSSSSLAGAKVSSRRNTPTTATTTSSSSPTTATTTNSSSSPTMSTTSTSIPSTATSSSSGINSSMFTATTTTSSSSSRMTRATSTTSSSRPTTAEITSSSSSRSTTGTTTSSGNSPTTDISTTRGRSPSTATTTTSSIHTTATTTSSSPAAAEVSSRSSSPTTASNSSRSSSSSSPITATTSAISSPTTSTTTSRSSPTTATTTASTSPTTATTTNSSSPRAVKSTSSTSLTAATTTSSSSPVGAKVSSKSSRFTTATSSSSSSSATTASTTSSSSSRTTFTTTSSTNPTTATTTSTTSQKTATNTSSSSPVGAKVSTRSDSPTTATTTRSSRMTRATSSTTSRRPTTAGTTTSSSSRSTMATITSSGNSPTTDISTTRGRSPLPATATTSSIHTTATTTSSSSPAAAKMSSRNSSPTTASNSSRSSSSSPITATTSTSSSPTTSTTSTSSPSPTTATTTSRSSPTTSTTTSSTSPTTATTTNRSSPRTVTTTSSTSLTTGTTTNSSSPTTATTTSSSGPATAMTTSSSSQAVARASASSGPTRSTTTTASTNSPAADTTISISSSTAANVSLGNSPGTTSNTMATTATTTSNTSTTTATTTSSSNPRMAIATTTTSSSSPAAGSTTSSSSLSAATTTSISSSAAVKVSSSRSSSTTTTTTSSTSPTTATTVSSSSPTTATTASKSSLTTVTFTSNSSPAALTSTTNSGPTASKVSSNRGSSTTAATTTSSSSLAGAKVSSRRNTPTTATTTSSSSPTTATTTNSSSSPTMSTTSTSIPSTATSSSSINSSMFTATTTTSSSSSRMTRATSTTSSSRPTTATTTSRSSPTTSTTTSSTSPTTATSTNRSSPRTVTTTSSTSLTTGTTTNSSSPTTATTTSSSSPVGAKVSTRSYSPTTATTTRSSKMTRATNTTTSSSPTTAVTTTSSSRLTTETTSSSGNSPTTDIFTTRGGSPSTVTTTTSSSSPAAAKVSSRSSSPTTASNSSRSSSSSPTTATTSTNSRSGRSPKTATTTSSTSSMTATTASSSSISTTATTSSSTRLPTATTTSSTSPTAARTTTASTSPTTATTTSSSTTTATTATTTTSQTTTTTTTTSSPTATTTTTSSSSRTTATTTSSSRPTTAATTTSSTIPTTATTTSSSSPAAAKVSSTRSSPTTANTTSSRSPTTATTTSSSIPTTAKAFTKSEQGIYNPAKVEYGLKLTISINVVFNVSKKKEYTMDFENKLTIAYQNIPGFIKVTILHVRPGSVMCDHEVKFDAIKVQKDGNMVDVTHIIEDEVLEKGLPYLRNVTIANGTVNEKKFKKSLKRARRHAILHTCSVVTLDCAPGFNCNSSDSAKPVCLSDCETETGREKCGSHGTCTLRSNGNMTCVCTETPKEIYSGHDCSIRVEKFRLEKNKIIAIGVGAGGGVLLVFIIIIIILIRKLRKPKNRNRSKRRGFEEVGNFSSRELTSIRVSDLELRDSEQKDTNPDRTAINGRYNAACTNKPYSGEYGATVDSRWNMHTPSSHSFADDQSLDEARLEQNLRTLQPIGKCIIERPKFSFQI; translated from the exons ATGAGCAGCAGCAGCCCGACGACGGCAACAACCACCAGCGGGAGCAGCCCAACGACAGCCACAACCACCATCAGCTTCAGCCCGACGACAGCAACAACTACCAACAGGAGCAGCCCGACGACAGCCACAACTACCAGCAGCAGCAGTCCGGTGGGTGCCAAGGTGTCCTCCAAAAGCAATAGCTTTACCACAGCCACcaccaccagcagcagcagcaagGCGACCACGGCatcaaccaccaccaccagcagCAGCCGAAGGACGGTCACAACTACCAGCAGTACCAGTCC CAGCAGCGCGACTACGTCCAGCAGCAGCAGCCCGATTACAGCCACCACCTCAACCAGTAGCAGCCCGACGACGTCAACAACCAGCACCAGCAGCCCGTCGACGGCCACCACCAGCAGCAGCACCAGCCCGACCACGGCAACAAGGACCACCACCAGCAGCAGCTCGACGACGGCAAAAACCACTAGCATGAGCAGCAGCAGCCCGACGACAGCCACAACTACCAGCAGCAGCAGTCCGGTGGGTGCCAAGGTGTCCTCCAAAAGCAATAGCTTTACCACAGCCACcaccaccagcagcagcagcaagGCGATCACGGCATCAACcaccaccagcagcagcagccgaAGGACGGTCACAACTACCAGCAGTACCAGTCCGCCGACGGCCACAACTACCAGCAGCAGCAGTCAGGCGGGCGCCAATGTTTTGTACAAAAGCAACAGCCGAACAACAGCCACAACTACCAGCAGCACCAGCCCGAGGAAAGCCACAACTACCAGCAGCACCAGTCCGACGACGGCCACAACTACCAGCACCACCAGCCAGAAAACGGCCACAACTACCAGCAGCACCAGTCCGACGACGGCCACAACTACCAGCACCACCAGCCAGAAAACGGCCACAAATACCAGCAGCATCAGTCTGGTGGGCGCCAAGGTGTCCATCAGAAGCGACAGCCCGACTACGGCCACCACCACCAGGAGCAGCAGAATGACCAGGGCAACAAGCACCACCACCAGCCGCAGTCCGACGACAGCAGGAACCActaccagcagcagcagccgtTCGACGACGGCAACAACTACTAGCAGCGGCAACAGCCCGACGACGGACATTTCCACCACTAGAGTCAGGAGCCCGTCAACAGCCACAACCACCACCAACAGTATCTACACGACGGCCACAACTACCAGCAGCAGCAGTCCGGCGGTTGCCAAGGTGTCATCCAGAAGGAACAGCCTGAAGACGGCCTCAATTACCAGCAGCACCATCGCTACGACGGCCACAACTACCAGCAGCACCAGCACAACGACCGCCACcaccaccagcagcagcagcccgACGACGGCCACAACCACCACCAGCAGCACCActagcagcagcagcagcccaGTGGCGGCCAAAACTACTACCAGCAGCAGTCCTTCAGCGGCAACAACTACCAGCATAAGCAACTTGGCGGCTGTCAAGGTATCCTCCCGAAGAAGCGGCACGACGACTGCCACATCTACGAGCAGTAGAGGCCCGGCGACGGCCACAACCGCGAGCAGTAGCTGCCCGGCGACGGCTATGACTATCAGCAGCAGCAGACAGGCGGTGGCCAAGGTATCCTCCAGCAGCAGAAACCCGACGAgggccaccaccaccaccatagaaaccagcagcagcagcccgGCGGCCGTCACCATTACCAGTATTAGGAACTCAACTGCGGCCAAGAGTTTGTTAAGCAGCAGCCCGATGACGGCAACAACTACCAACAGCACCATCGCTACGACGGCCACAACCACCACCAGCAGCAACCCGACGACGgccacaaccaccaccaccaacagcAGCCCGTCGGCGACCACCAGCAGCAGCATCAGCCCTTCGGCGGCCACAACTACCAGCTCGGCGGCTGTCAAGGTATCCTCCAGCAGGAGCAGCCTGATGACGGCGGCAAAAACTACCAGCAGCAGAGGCCCGACAACCGCTACAACTACGATCAGCAGCGGCCCAGCGACGGCCATGActaccagcagcagcagccggGCGGTGGCCAGGGCGTCCGCCAGCAGCGGCCCTACGAGGAGCACCACTACAACCGCCACCACGAACAGCCCTGCGGCGGACACAACTATTAGTATCAGCAGCTCAACAGCGGCCAAGGTGTCCTTAAGCAACAGCCCGGGGACGGCCTCAACTACAAGCAACACCATGGCTACGACGGCTACAACTACCAGCACCACCAGCACAACAACTGCTACAACCACCAGCAGCAGCAACCCAAGGATGGCCAtagccaccaccaccaccagcagcagcagcccgGCGGCGGGGTCcaccaccagcagcagcagccttTCGGCGGCCACAACTACCAGCATAAGCAGCTCGGCGGCTGTCAAGGTATCCTCCAGCAGAAGCAGCTCGACGACGACGACAACTACCAGCAGCACCAGCCCAACGACTGCCACAACAGTCAGCAGCAGCAGCCCAACGACGGCCACCACCGCCAGCAAGAGCAGCCTGACGACGGTCACATTTACCAGCAACAGCAGCCCGGCGGCACTAACAAGTACCACCAATAGAGGCCCGACGGCGAGCAAGGTATCATCCAACAGAGGCAGCTCGACGACGGCGGCCACAACAACCAGCAGCAGCAGTCTGGCAGGCGCCAAGGTGTCCTCCAGGAGAAACACCCCGACTACGGCCACcaccaccagcagcagcagccctACCACTGCAACAACCACCAACAGCAGTAGCAGCCCGACGATGTCCACAACCAGCACCAGCATCCCGTCGACGGccaccagcagcagcagcgGCATCAACAGCAGCATGTTCACGGCAACAACAACCACCAGCAGCAGTAGCAGCAGAATGACCAGGGCAACAAGCACCACCAGCAGCAGCCGTCCGACGACAGCAGAAATCActagcagcagcagcagccgtTCGACGACGGGAACAACTACTAGCAGCGGCAACAGCCCGACGACGGACATTTCCACCACTAGAGGCAGGAGCCCGTCAACAGCCACAACCACCACCAGCAGCATCCATACGACGGCCACAACTACCAGCAGCAGTCCGGCGGCCGCCGAGGTGTCTTCCAGAAGCAGCAGCCCGACTACGGCCAGCAACAGCAGCAggagcagcagcagcagcagcccgATCACAGCCACCACCTCAGCCATTAGCAGCCCGACGACGTCCACAACCACCAGCAGGAGCAGCCCAACGACAGCCACAACTACTGCCAGCACCAGCCCGACGACAGCCACAACTACCAACAGCAGCAGCCCGAGGGCCGTAAAATCTACCAGCAGCACCAGCTTGACGGCGGCAACAACTACCAGCAGCAGTAGTCCGGTGGGCGCCAAGGTGTCCTCCAAGAGCAGTAGATTTACCACAGccaccagcagcagcagcagcagcagcgcAACCACGGCATCAaccaccagcagcagcagcagccggACGACGTTCACAACTACCAGCAGCACCAATCCGACGACGGCCACAACTACCAGCACCACCAGCCAGAAAACGGCCACAAATACCAGCAGCAGTAGTCCGGTGGGCGCCAAGGTGTCCACCAGAAGCGACAGCCCGACTACGGCCACCACCACCAGGAGCAGCAGAATGACCAGGGCAACAAGCTCCACCACCAGCCGCCGTCCGACGACAGCAGGAACCActaccagcagcagcagccgtTCGACGATGGCAACAATTACTAGCAGCGGCAACAGCCCGACGACGGACATTTCCACCACTAGAGGCAGGAGCCCGTTACCAGCCACAGCCACCACCAGCAGCATCCATACGACGGCCACAACTACCAGCAGCAGCAGTCCGGCGGCCGCCAAGATGTCTTCCAGAAACAGCAGCCCGACTACGGCCAGCAACAGCAGCAggagcagcagcagcagccctATTACAGCCACCACCTCAACCAGTAGTAGCCCGACGACGTCAACAACCAGCACCAGCAGCCC CAGCCCGACGACGGCAACAACCACCAGCAGGAGCAGCCCAACGACATCCACAACTACCAGCAGCACCAGCCCGACGACTGCCACAACTACCAACAGGAGCAGCCCGAGGACCGTCACAACTACCAGCAGCACCAGCCTGACGACGGGAACAACTACCAACAGCAGCAGCCCGACAACAGCCACAACTACCAGCAGTAGCGGCCCAGCGACGGCCATGActaccagcagcagcagccaGGCGGTGGCCAGGGCGTCCGCCAGCAGCGGCCCTACGAGGAGCACCACTACAACCGCCAGCACGAACAGCCCTGCGGCGGACACAACTATTAGTATCAGCAGCTCAACAGCGGCCAATGTGTCCTTAGGCAACAGCCCGGGGACTACAAGCAACACCATGGCTACGACGGCTACAACTACCAGCAACACCAGCACAACAACTGCTACAACCACCAGCAGCAGCAACCCAAGGATGGCCAtagccaccaccaccaccagcagcagcagcccgGCGGCGGGGTCcaccaccagcagcagcagccttTCGGCGGCCACAACTACCAGCATAAGCAGCTCGGCGGCTGTCAAGGTATCCTCCAGCAGAAGCAGCTCGACGACGACGACAACTACCAGCAGCACCAGCCCAACGACTGCCACAACAGTCAGCAGCAGCAGCCCAACGACGGCCACCACCGCCAGCAAGAGCAGCCTGACGACGGTCACATTTACCAGCAACAGCAGCCCGGCGGCACTAACAAGTACCACCAATAGCGGCCCGACGGCGAGCAAGGTATCATCCAACAGAGGCAGCTCGACGACGGCGGCCACAACAACCAGCAGCAGCAGTCTGGCAGGCGCCAAGGTGTCCTCCAGGAGAAACACCCCGACTACGGCCACcaccaccagcagcagcagccctACCACTGCAACAACCACCAACAGCAGTAGCAGCCCGACGATGTCCACAACCAGCACCAGCATCCCGTCGACGGccaccagcagcagcagcatcAACAGCAGCATGTTCACGGCAACAACAACCACCAGCAGCAGTAGCAGCAGAATGACCAGGGCAACAAGCACCACCAGCAGCAGCCGTCCGACGACGGCAACAACCACCAGCAGGAGCAGCCCAACGACATCCACAACTACCAGCAGCACCAGCCCGACGACTGCCACAAGTACCAACAGGAGCAGCCCGAGGACCGTCACAACTACCAGCAGCACCAGCCTGACGACGGGAACAACTACCAACAGCAGCAGCCCGACAACAGCCACAACTACCAGCAGCAGCAGTCCGGTGGGCGCCAAGGTTTCCACCAGAAGCTACAGCCCGACTACGGCCACCACCACCAGGAGCAGTAAAATGACCAGGGCAACAAACACCACCACCAGCAGCAGTCCGACGACAGCAGTAACGACTACCAGCAGCAGCCGTTTGACGACGGAAACAACCAGTAGCAGTGGCAACAGCCCGACGACGGACATTTTCACCACTAGAGGCGGGAGCCCGTCAACAGTCACAACcaccaccagcagcagcagTCCGGCGGCCGCCAAGGTGTCTTCCAGGAGCAGCAGCCCGACTACGGCCAGCAACAGCAGCAggagcagcagcagcagcccgACTACAGCCACCACCTCAACCAACAGCAGGAGCGGCAGGAGCCCAAAGACAGCCACAACTACCAGCAGCACCAGCTCGATGACGGCCACAACTGCCAGCAGCAGCAGCATCTCGACGACCGCCACAACCAGCAGCAGCACCAGGCTTCCGACTGCCACAACTACCAGCAGCACCAGCCCGACGGCTGCGAGAACTACTACCGCCAGCACCAGCCCGACGACGGCCACCACCACCAGTTCCAGCACGACGACGGCCACCaccgccaccaccaccaccagccAGACGAcgaccaccaccaccactacctcCAGCCCGACGGCGACCACAACTActaccagcagcagcagccgcacgacggcgaccaccaccagcagcagcagGCCGACAACGGCAGCCACCACCACCAGTAGCACCATCCCTACAACAGCCACAACTACCAGCAGCAGCAGTCCGGCGGCCGCCAAGGTGTCCTCCACGAGGAGCAGCCCGACGACGGCCAACACCACAAGCAGCAGGAGCCCGACCACGGCCACCACCACCAGCAGCAGCATCCCGACGACGGCTAAGGCGTTTACTAAATCTGAACAGGGCATCTACAATCCGGCGAAAG TCGAATATGGTTTGAAGTTGACCATTTCCATCAACGTAGTATTCAACGTGAGCAAGAAAAAAGAGTATACCATGGATTTTGAGAACAAG CTGACCATCGCTTACCAGAACATCCCTGGGTTCATCAAAGTGACAATACTTCATGTAAG ACCAGGaagtgtgatgtgtgatcaCGAGGTCAAATTCGACGCCATCAAAGTTCAGAAAGATGGGAACATGGTTGACGTCACCCACATCATCGAGGATGAGGTGCTGGAGAAAGGATTACCGTATCTCAGGAATGTTACCATTGCTAATGGCactgtgaatgaaaaaaagttCAAGAAATCATTAAAGAGAG ctaGGAGACATGCTATTCTCCACACGTGTAGTGTAGTGACACTTGACTGCGCTCCTGGTTTCAACTGCAACTCGTCAGACAGTGCAaaacctgtctgtctgtcagactGTGAGACGGAAACCGGCCGTGAGAAATGCGGAAGTCATGgcacatgcactctgaggagtAACGGGAATATGACATGCGT TTGCACCGAGACTCCGAAGGAAATTTACAGTGGACACGACTGCAGTATTCGGGTGGAGAAATTCCGTttagaaaagaataaaataatcGCCATTGGAGTCGGAGCTGGAGGAGGCGTTCTCCTCGTTTTCATAATTATCATCATTATCCTGATTCGCAAACTACGGAAGCCCAAGAACAGAAACAGATCCAA